Proteins from a genomic interval of Amycolatopsis sp. cg13:
- a CDS encoding thioredoxin domain-containing protein, whose amino-acid sequence MSNRLADATSPYLLQHAGNPVDWWEWGPEALAEARRRGVPILLSVGYAACHWCHVMAHESFEHEGTATLMNAHFVNIKVDREERPDIDAVYMAATQAMTGQGGWPMTCFLTPEGEPFHCGTYYPPAPRPGIPSFTQLLVAVAEAWEERPDDLREGAKQIVGHLAEQSGPLKESAVDADALAQAVAKLAQEADSAHGGFGGAPKFPPSMVLEFLVRHHERTGSAEALALAESAADAMARGGIHDQLGGGFARYSVDAEWIVPHFEKMLYDNALLLRVYAHLARRGSASARRVAEGIVRFLEHDLLTPQGGFAASLDADTEGVEGLTYVWTPAQLNEVLGEDGPWAAELFSVTEEGTFEEGASTLQLRTDPEDFDRFERVCQALLEARAERSQPGRDDKVVAAWNGLAISALAEAGVALERPQWIELARNAASLLLDLHLVDGRLRRSSRDGAVGTPVGVLEDYACLADGLLALHQATGEPRWLIEATRLLDVALAHFASDSAPGAYHDTADDAEVLVQRPSDPTDNASPSGASALAGALLTVSALAGPDQAARYRDAAELALRRVGLLAARVPRFAGHWLSVAEAAQSGPVQVAVVGTDRAALVTAAAQHIHGGGIVLGGEPDASGVPLLADRPLVDGEAAAYVCRGYVCERPVTAADQLIAQL is encoded by the coding sequence ATGTCGAACCGCCTCGCCGACGCGACGTCCCCGTACCTCCTGCAGCACGCCGGGAACCCGGTCGATTGGTGGGAATGGGGACCGGAAGCGCTGGCCGAGGCGCGCCGGCGCGGGGTGCCGATTCTGCTGTCCGTCGGGTACGCCGCCTGCCATTGGTGCCACGTCATGGCGCACGAGTCCTTCGAACACGAAGGCACCGCGACGCTGATGAACGCGCATTTCGTCAACATCAAGGTCGACCGCGAGGAGCGGCCGGACATCGACGCCGTCTACATGGCCGCCACGCAGGCCATGACCGGTCAGGGCGGCTGGCCGATGACCTGCTTTCTCACGCCCGAGGGCGAGCCATTCCATTGCGGCACTTACTATCCGCCCGCGCCGCGGCCCGGGATTCCGTCGTTCACGCAGCTGCTGGTGGCGGTCGCGGAGGCGTGGGAGGAACGGCCGGACGACCTGCGCGAGGGCGCGAAACAGATCGTCGGGCATCTTGCCGAGCAGAGCGGGCCGCTGAAGGAATCGGCTGTCGACGCGGACGCTTTAGCCCAGGCAGTGGCGAAACTTGCGCAGGAGGCAGACTCGGCGCACGGCGGTTTCGGTGGTGCGCCGAAGTTTCCGCCGTCCATGGTGCTGGAGTTCCTGGTGCGCCACCATGAGCGCACGGGCTCGGCGGAGGCCCTGGCGCTCGCCGAGTCTGCGGCGGACGCGATGGCTCGCGGCGGCATTCACGACCAGCTGGGCGGAGGGTTCGCGCGCTACTCCGTGGACGCGGAGTGGATCGTTCCCCACTTCGAGAAAATGTTGTATGACAACGCGTTGCTACTCCGAGTGTACGCGCATCTCGCGCGCCGTGGTTCGGCGTCGGCGCGTCGGGTGGCGGAGGGGATCGTCCGGTTCCTCGAGCACGATCTTCTTACGCCGCAAGGAGGTTTCGCGGCGTCGCTCGACGCGGACACCGAAGGCGTCGAGGGATTGACCTACGTGTGGACTCCCGCGCAGCTCAACGAGGTGCTCGGCGAGGACGGCCCGTGGGCGGCTGAACTCTTCAGCGTCACCGAAGAGGGCACGTTCGAAGAGGGCGCATCGACCCTTCAACTGCGCACAGATCCAGAAGACTTCGACCGATTCGAGCGCGTCTGCCAAGCGTTGCTCGAAGCACGGGCAGAGCGTTCGCAACCAGGCCGGGACGACAAGGTAGTCGCCGCGTGGAACGGTCTCGCCATTTCCGCGCTGGCAGAAGCGGGCGTCGCGCTAGAGCGTCCACAATGGATCGAGCTGGCTCGCAACGCGGCCTCGCTGCTGCTGGACCTGCACCTCGTGGACGGACGGCTCCGCCGCAGCTCGCGGGACGGCGCGGTCGGGACCCCAGTCGGTGTGCTGGAGGACTACGCCTGCCTCGCCGACGGTCTTCTCGCCCTCCACCAGGCCACCGGCGAACCTCGCTGGCTCATCGAAGCGACCAGGCTGCTCGACGTCGCACTGGCCCATTTCGCGTCGGACTCCGCGCCGGGTGCGTATCACGACACCGCCGACGACGCGGAAGTCCTGGTGCAGCGCCCGTCCGATCCGACGGACAACGCGAGCCCATCCGGTGCCTCGGCGCTGGCTGGCGCGCTGCTCACCGTGTCCGCGCTGGCCGGGCCGGACCAGGCGGCGCGCTACCGCGATGCTGCTGAACTCGCGTTGCGTCGCGTCGGACTGCTCGCCGCGCGGGTGCCGCGTTTCGCCGGGCATTGGTTGTCCGTGGCGGAGGCGGCGCAGTCCGGACCGGTGCAGGTCGCGGTCGTCGGCACGGACCGTGCGGCGCTCGTTACCGCCGCCGCGCAGCACATCCACGGCGGCGGCATCGTGCTCGGCGGCGAGCCGGACGCGTCCGGTGTCCCGCTGCTGGCCGACCGGCCGCTGGTCGACGGCGAAGCAGCGGCGTACGTCTGCCGCGGCTACGTCTGCGAGCGCCCGGTGACCGCGGCGGACCAGCTCATCGCCCAGCTCTGA
- a CDS encoding acyl-CoA dehydrogenase: MDVPAVPEKVDPDALTAVLDGRWAGLKRDVRAQMSTEKFRDTIGLDVEAHRVQVLDQLRKLAETDRPALGFDAAYGGLSDVGGSVMSFEMLGYGDLSLMVKAGVQWGLFGGAVQLLGTAAHHEKYLRRIMNLDLLGCFAMTEHGHGSDVQHLHTTATYDPSTHEFVVHSPDPGATKEYIGNAARDGQLAVVFAQLITGGESRGVHAFLVPIRDDSGAPAPGVTIADCGVKAGLNGVDNGRLTFDQVRVPREALLNRFGDVAEDGTYTSPIESDGRRFFTMLGTLIRGRVSVGGSAGCATQRALTLAIRYGDQRRQFQRPDGDEVVILDYLGHQRKLLPALAKTYALHFAQEELVAALHDIAADAPEEEQRELESRAAGLKAANTWHATAAIQTAREACGGSGYLAENLLAGLKADTDVFTTFEGDNTVLLQLVAKGLLTQYKEHFEDLSPLSTARFVAEQLVDTVKERSAAWKFLERLTESDDASVLFDREWQQRLFEDREEHVLSGVANRLRGAASDPFGVFNSVQDHVLLAGRVHVDRLILDAFARAVSSCSDPDAAMLLSRLCDLYALSTIEADRAWFLEHGRISASRSKAVTAAVNALCGALRPHARTLVDGFAVPEQFLDAPMLNG, from the coding sequence GTGGACGTCCCTGCTGTGCCTGAGAAAGTGGACCCGGACGCGTTGACCGCAGTCCTCGATGGACGCTGGGCCGGGCTGAAGCGCGACGTGCGCGCGCAGATGAGCACGGAGAAGTTCCGGGACACGATCGGTCTCGATGTCGAGGCGCACCGCGTCCAGGTGCTGGACCAGCTGCGGAAACTCGCTGAAACGGACCGCCCCGCGCTCGGCTTCGACGCCGCGTACGGCGGCTTGAGCGACGTCGGCGGTTCGGTGATGTCGTTCGAGATGCTCGGCTACGGCGACCTGTCGCTGATGGTCAAGGCCGGCGTGCAATGGGGCCTCTTCGGCGGTGCGGTGCAGCTGCTCGGCACCGCGGCACACCACGAGAAGTACTTGCGCCGCATCATGAATCTGGACCTGCTCGGCTGCTTCGCGATGACCGAACACGGCCACGGTTCGGACGTCCAGCACCTGCACACCACCGCGACGTACGACCCTTCGACGCACGAATTCGTCGTGCACAGCCCAGATCCCGGTGCCACCAAGGAATACATCGGCAACGCCGCCCGCGACGGACAACTCGCGGTGGTCTTCGCACAACTGATCACCGGCGGCGAATCCCGTGGCGTACACGCGTTCCTGGTCCCGATCCGCGACGATTCCGGTGCTCCGGCTCCCGGCGTCACCATCGCCGACTGTGGCGTAAAAGCAGGATTGAACGGCGTCGACAATGGACGGTTGACCTTCGATCAGGTCCGGGTGCCAAGGGAAGCGCTACTGAACCGCTTCGGCGACGTAGCCGAGGACGGCACCTACACGAGCCCCATCGAAAGCGACGGCCGCCGGTTCTTCACGATGCTGGGCACGCTCATCCGAGGCCGCGTGAGCGTCGGCGGCAGCGCCGGATGCGCCACCCAGCGCGCCCTGACGTTGGCAATCCGCTACGGCGACCAGCGGCGGCAGTTCCAGCGCCCGGACGGTGACGAGGTGGTCATCCTCGATTACCTGGGCCACCAACGGAAACTGCTGCCAGCCTTGGCGAAGACCTACGCTCTGCACTTCGCTCAAGAAGAGCTGGTCGCCGCCCTGCACGACATCGCCGCCGATGCACCCGAAGAAGAACAACGCGAACTGGAATCCCGAGCCGCTGGCCTGAAGGCTGCGAACACCTGGCACGCGACCGCGGCCATCCAAACGGCCCGCGAAGCCTGCGGCGGCAGTGGTTACCTCGCGGAGAACCTGCTGGCCGGTTTGAAGGCCGACACGGACGTCTTCACCACCTTCGAAGGCGACAACACTGTGTTGTTGCAGCTGGTGGCGAAGGGCTTGTTGACGCAGTACAAGGAACACTTCGAGGACCTCAGCCCCCTGTCGACTGCCCGGTTCGTCGCTGAGCAGCTGGTGGACACAGTCAAGGAACGCTCGGCCGCATGGAAGTTCCTGGAGCGCCTTACGGAGTCTGACGACGCTTCAGTGCTCTTCGATCGTGAGTGGCAGCAGCGTCTCTTTGAGGATCGTGAAGAGCACGTGTTGAGCGGTGTGGCCAACCGTCTCCGCGGGGCTGCTTCGGATCCCTTCGGCGTCTTCAACTCCGTACAGGATCATGTGCTGCTTGCTGGCCGCGTACACGTGGACCGCTTGATTCTCGACGCCTTCGCTCGCGCTGTCTCCAGCTGCAGTGACCCGGATGCGGCTATGCTTCTTTCGCGGCTCTGCGACCTGTACGCACTGTCGACGATCGAGGCAGACCGCGCCTGGTTCCTGGAGCACGGCCGCATCTCAGCAAGCCGTTCCAAGGCGGTGACTGCGGCGGTTAATGCGCTGTGCGGCGCGCTGCGGCCGCATGCGCGGACGTTGGTGGATGGGTTCGCGGTTCCGGAGCAGTTCCTGGACGCGCCGATGCTGAACGGCTGA
- a CDS encoding isoprenyl transferase produces MSDVVYSVYSRRLIQQSAGRHPRHIAIMLDGNRRWAREAGFADVADGHRAGAKKIADFLSWCQEAEVEVVTMWLLSTDNLNRDPDELTPLLKIITDVTDELAGAEAPWRLRIVGALDLLPIEVAQKLTAAAARTENHSGMEVNIAVGYGGRQEIADAVRKLLLQHADEGTSIRELAKILDVDHISEHLYTSGQPDPELIIRTSGEQRLSGFLLWQSAHSEFWFTEAYWPAFRRVDFLRAMRDYAWRHRRFGV; encoded by the coding sequence ATGTCCGACGTCGTCTACAGCGTCTACAGCCGCCGACTGATCCAGCAGTCGGCGGGCCGACATCCCCGGCATATCGCGATCATGCTCGACGGCAATCGCCGCTGGGCCCGCGAGGCCGGGTTCGCCGACGTGGCCGACGGGCATCGCGCCGGGGCCAAGAAGATCGCCGACTTCCTCAGCTGGTGCCAGGAGGCCGAGGTCGAGGTCGTGACGATGTGGCTGCTCTCGACCGACAACCTCAACCGCGATCCGGACGAGCTCACGCCGCTGCTGAAAATCATCACCGACGTCACCGACGAACTCGCCGGGGCCGAGGCGCCGTGGCGGCTGCGCATCGTCGGCGCGCTCGACCTGCTGCCGATCGAGGTGGCGCAGAAGCTCACCGCCGCCGCGGCGCGGACCGAGAACCACTCGGGCATGGAGGTGAACATCGCGGTCGGCTACGGCGGACGGCAGGAGATCGCCGACGCCGTCCGCAAGCTTCTGCTGCAGCACGCCGACGAGGGCACTTCGATTCGCGAACTCGCGAAAATCCTCGATGTCGACCACATCTCGGAACATCTGTACACATCCGGCCAGCCGGATCCGGAGCTGATTATCCGAACGTCGGGTGAACAGCGGCTTTCCGGATTTCTGCTCTGGCAGTCCGCGCATTCGGAATTCTGGTTCACCGAGGCTTACTGGCCGGCATTCCGGCGCGTCGATTTTCTCCGTGCGATGCGCGACTACGCCTGGCGGCATCGCCGGTTCGGAGTCTGA
- a CDS encoding MBL fold metallo-hydrolase codes for MTAIVQNLVTSGVFELDGGSWDVDNNVWIVGDGSEVIVIDAAHDADAIADVVGDRTVRAIVCTHAHNDHVNAAPALAERTGAPILLHPADRVVWDLTHPDRAPDGDLADGQVITVAGTDLTVLHTPGHAPGAVCLHSPDLEVLFTGDTLFHGGPGATGRSYSDYPTIVKSIRDRLFPLPDATIVRTGHGEATTVGKEKAASADWPAA; via the coding sequence ATGACGGCGATAGTGCAGAACCTGGTCACGTCGGGCGTGTTCGAGCTCGACGGCGGCAGCTGGGACGTGGACAACAACGTCTGGATCGTGGGCGACGGCTCCGAGGTGATCGTGATCGACGCCGCCCACGACGCGGACGCCATCGCGGACGTGGTCGGAGACCGCACAGTCCGCGCGATCGTCTGCACCCACGCGCACAACGACCACGTCAACGCCGCCCCCGCGTTGGCGGAGCGCACCGGTGCGCCGATCCTGCTGCACCCAGCCGACCGCGTCGTGTGGGACCTGACCCACCCGGACCGCGCCCCCGACGGCGACCTGGCCGACGGACAGGTCATCACCGTCGCCGGCACCGACCTCACCGTGCTGCACACCCCCGGCCACGCCCCCGGCGCGGTCTGCCTGCACAGCCCCGACCTGGAAGTCCTCTTCACCGGAGACACCCTGTTCCACGGCGGCCCCGGCGCGACCGGCCGCTCGTACTCCGACTACCCGACCATCGTGAAGTCCATCCGCGACCGCCTCTTCCCCCTCCCCGACGCAACCATCGTCCGCACCGGCCACGGCGAGGCGACGACCGTCGGGAAGGAAAAAGCCGCGTCGGCCGACTGGCCCGCCGCCTGA
- a CDS encoding GuaB1 family IMP dehydrogenase-related protein, translating into MRFLDGHVPAHDLTYDDVFLLPNRSDVESRFGVDLSTVDGTGATIPLVVANMTAVAGRRMAETVARRGGLVVLPQDVDTEAVAEIVSWVKSRHAVWDTPLVLTGGDAVADALNLVHKRAHGAVVIVDGDGKPVGVVDEAACAGVDRFARLADVAEPAVVAVPLDTPPREVFELLHSHGGRLALGLDADGRLAGVLTAVGALRSEIYTPAADAQGKLRIAAAVGVNGDVAAKAEAVLAAGVDTLVVDTAHGHQEKMIAALKAVRSVSPKVPIVAGNVVTAEGTRDLIHAGADVIKVGVGPGAMCTTRMMTGVGRPQFSAVAECSAAARELGKHVWADGGVRHPRDVALALAAGASAAMVGSWFAGTHESPGDLRYDEQGRPYKESFGMASKRAVGARTRTDNVFDRARKALFEEGISTSRMALDPTRPGVEDLIDSICSGVRSSCTYAGARTLEEFHERAVLGVQSAAGFAEGRPLPSGW; encoded by the coding sequence GTGCGCTTTCTGGATGGGCACGTGCCCGCTCACGACCTGACCTACGACGACGTGTTCCTGCTGCCGAACCGTTCGGACGTGGAGTCCCGCTTCGGCGTCGACTTGTCCACTGTGGACGGCACTGGCGCGACGATCCCCTTGGTGGTGGCCAACATGACGGCCGTCGCCGGGCGGCGGATGGCCGAGACGGTCGCTCGCCGCGGCGGGCTCGTCGTGCTTCCGCAGGACGTCGACACCGAGGCGGTGGCCGAAATCGTCTCCTGGGTGAAGTCCCGCCACGCCGTTTGGGACACGCCGCTGGTCCTCACCGGCGGCGACGCGGTGGCCGACGCCCTCAACCTCGTGCACAAACGAGCACACGGCGCGGTCGTCATCGTCGACGGTGACGGCAAGCCGGTCGGCGTCGTCGACGAGGCCGCCTGCGCCGGTGTCGACCGCTTCGCGCGGCTGGCCGACGTCGCCGAGCCCGCTGTCGTCGCCGTGCCGCTGGACACGCCGCCGCGCGAGGTTTTCGAGCTTCTGCACAGCCACGGCGGACGGCTCGCCCTGGGCCTCGACGCCGACGGTCGCCTCGCCGGCGTCCTCACCGCAGTGGGCGCGCTGCGCTCGGAGATCTACACCCCGGCCGCCGACGCTCAGGGCAAGCTGCGCATCGCCGCAGCGGTCGGCGTGAACGGCGACGTCGCGGCGAAGGCCGAAGCGGTGCTGGCCGCGGGCGTCGACACGCTGGTCGTCGACACCGCGCACGGGCACCAGGAAAAGATGATCGCCGCGCTCAAGGCGGTCCGTTCGGTGTCGCCGAAGGTGCCGATCGTGGCGGGGAACGTCGTGACCGCCGAGGGCACTCGCGACCTCATCCACGCGGGCGCGGACGTCATCAAGGTCGGCGTCGGCCCCGGCGCGATGTGCACCACGCGAATGATGACCGGAGTCGGCCGTCCGCAGTTCTCCGCTGTCGCGGAATGTTCGGCTGCCGCCCGCGAACTGGGCAAACACGTCTGGGCCGACGGCGGTGTGCGGCACCCACGCGACGTCGCGCTGGCGCTGGCCGCGGGCGCGTCGGCGGCGATGGTCGGCTCGTGGTTCGCCGGAACCCACGAATCGCCCGGCGACCTGCGGTACGACGAGCAGGGCCGGCCGTACAAGGAATCGTTCGGGATGGCGTCGAAGCGCGCCGTCGGAGCCCGCACGCGCACGGACAACGTCTTCGACCGCGCCCGCAAGGCGCTGTTCGAGGAGGGCATCTCGACGTCGCGGATGGCGCTCGACCCGACCCGTCCTGGCGTCGAGGACCTGATCGACTCGATCTGCTCGGGTGTCCGCTCGTCCTGCACGTACGCGGGCGCGCGCACGCTTGAGGAGTTCCACGAGCGCGCTGTGCTGGGCGTGCAGTCCGCGGCCGGGTTCGCCGAGGGACGCCCGCTGCCTTCCGGCTGGTAG
- a CDS encoding SHOCT domain-containing protein, translating to MTSDVLLLQFKSHIAGKNATVQIFPDRVEWERPRGVSGGKLTAGLLTSGVSLLATGVRSGRAGTEMIPIKNISSVTTKRDGLRFTAVKVVTSGNTIDFRVGHNEAGPIKDLLTELVLGSHPSQQAPASSEPAVAAPTTEPSDTPASATSSLAADLEKLAELRERGILTDEEFAMQKSRLLGG from the coding sequence ATGACCAGCGACGTACTGTTGTTGCAGTTCAAGAGCCATATCGCGGGCAAGAACGCCACGGTGCAGATCTTTCCCGATCGCGTTGAATGGGAACGTCCTCGCGGCGTCAGCGGCGGCAAGCTCACCGCCGGCCTTCTCACCTCGGGCGTGTCACTGCTCGCGACCGGCGTCCGCTCCGGCAGGGCCGGCACCGAGATGATCCCGATCAAAAACATCTCCAGTGTCACGACCAAACGCGATGGCTTGCGTTTTACCGCTGTCAAGGTCGTTACCAGCGGAAACACCATTGATTTCCGGGTAGGCCACAACGAAGCGGGGCCGATCAAGGACCTTCTCACAGAGCTGGTCCTTGGCAGTCATCCGAGTCAACAGGCACCCGCGTCAAGTGAACCGGCTGTCGCGGCCCCGACAACAGAACCGTCCGATACACCGGCTTCCGCCACCAGCAGCCTCGCTGCTGACCTTGAAAAGCTCGCCGAGCTCCGCGAGCGCGGAATCCTTACTGACGAGGAATTCGCCATGCAGAAGTCCCGTCTGCTCGGCGGGTAG
- a CDS encoding winged helix-turn-helix domain-containing protein, whose protein sequence is MSHPRLALDPVIHSPVRFSITASLAAVDEADFASVRDAVEISDSVLSKQISRLEAAGYVAVRKIFVGKRPRTCLSLTPQGRKAWNIHVRALREIAG, encoded by the coding sequence ATGAGTCACCCCAGGCTGGCGCTCGACCCGGTGATCCACTCGCCGGTCCGGTTCTCCATCACCGCGAGCCTCGCGGCGGTCGACGAAGCCGATTTCGCATCGGTCCGGGACGCGGTGGAAATCTCCGATTCAGTGCTGTCCAAGCAGATCTCGAGACTCGAAGCGGCGGGGTACGTCGCGGTGCGCAAAATCTTCGTCGGCAAACGGCCGCGCACCTGCCTTTCGCTGACGCCGCAGGGCCGAAAAGCGTGGAACATCCACGTTCGCGCCCTTCGGGAGATTGCCGGTTGA
- a CDS encoding DUF3558 domain-containing protein — protein MALFAFAGCSSSAPGQAVPAERTDRPAPSSASADQVPGPGVPKVHNPLDITRFKQNPCDSLTAQQISGLLGDGARINPDPHGPGGPGCGWFSQAQIVIVFPNVDKLGLTSVYRARGGAYPFFQPLAPVDGYPVVAYGTADLRARLGECNVALGTSDRETLDVSISQSPAHKGEKDPCESARGVAEQALGNLRGGR, from the coding sequence TTGGCCCTGTTCGCCTTCGCGGGCTGCTCGAGCAGCGCCCCTGGGCAAGCCGTTCCGGCCGAGCGCACAGATCGGCCGGCGCCGAGCAGCGCTTCGGCGGATCAGGTGCCCGGCCCTGGCGTGCCGAAAGTCCACAACCCCCTCGACATCACCAGATTCAAACAGAACCCCTGCGATTCCTTGACCGCGCAGCAAATTTCCGGCTTGCTCGGTGACGGAGCCCGAATCAATCCGGACCCGCACGGCCCTGGCGGGCCTGGCTGCGGCTGGTTCTCCCAGGCACAGATCGTGATCGTGTTCCCGAACGTCGACAAGCTGGGCCTGACCTCGGTCTATCGCGCCAGAGGCGGCGCGTACCCGTTCTTCCAGCCCCTCGCCCCGGTCGACGGGTACCCCGTCGTCGCCTACGGCACGGCCGATCTGCGGGCAAGACTCGGCGAATGCAACGTCGCGTTGGGAACCAGCGACCGCGAAACCCTCGACGTATCGATCTCCCAATCACCAGCGCACAAAGGCGAAAAGGATCCGTGCGAATCCGCCCGCGGCGTCGCTGAGCAAGCACTCGGCAATCTGCGAGGAGGACGCTGA
- a CDS encoding PhoH family protein, whose amino-acid sequence MLDTSVLLSDPWAVTRFAEHAVVLPLVVISELEAKRHHSELGWFARESLRLLDDLRLKHGRLDAPIPIGEAGGTLQVELNHTDPSVLPVGFRTDSNDHRILACALNLATEQPAVTLVTKDIPLRVKAGAVGLTADEYRAQEVTPSGWTGMADVDAPQELIDALFSGGSADPAEFGLGEVGELPCHTGLRLLAGSSSALGRVTADKRVRLVRGDREAFGLHGRSAEQRVALDLLLDSDVGIVSLGGRAGTGKSALALCAGLEAVMERQQHRKVVVFRPVYAVGGQDLGYLPGSESEKMQPWAQAVFDTLGALVSQDVLDEVFDRGMLEVLPLTHIRGRSLHDTFVIVDEAQSLERNVLLTVLSRLGSASRVVLTHDVAQRDNLRVGRHDGVSAVIEKLKGHPLFAHVTLTRSERSPIAALVTEMLEDHG is encoded by the coding sequence GTGCTCGACACGTCGGTGCTGCTCTCTGACCCGTGGGCGGTCACCCGGTTCGCCGAACACGCGGTGGTGCTCCCGCTGGTCGTCATCAGCGAACTGGAGGCCAAGCGCCACCACTCCGAACTGGGCTGGTTCGCCAGGGAATCCCTCCGGCTGCTGGACGATCTCCGGCTCAAGCACGGCAGGCTCGACGCCCCGATCCCGATCGGCGAGGCGGGCGGCACCCTGCAGGTGGAGCTGAACCACACTGATCCGTCCGTCCTCCCGGTGGGCTTCCGCACCGACTCGAACGACCACCGCATCCTCGCGTGCGCGCTCAACCTCGCGACGGAGCAGCCGGCGGTCACCCTGGTGACGAAGGACATCCCGCTGCGGGTCAAGGCGGGCGCCGTCGGGCTCACCGCGGACGAGTACCGGGCGCAGGAGGTCACGCCGTCGGGCTGGACGGGCATGGCGGACGTGGACGCTCCCCAGGAGCTGATCGACGCGCTCTTCTCGGGCGGTTCGGCGGATCCGGCGGAGTTCGGGCTCGGCGAGGTGGGCGAACTGCCCTGCCACACCGGGCTGCGGCTGCTCGCGGGCAGCTCCAGCGCGCTCGGCCGGGTCACGGCGGACAAGCGGGTGCGGCTGGTGCGCGGCGACCGCGAGGCGTTCGGCCTGCACGGCCGCTCGGCGGAACAGCGCGTGGCGCTCGACCTGCTGCTGGACTCCGATGTCGGCATCGTCTCGCTCGGCGGTCGCGCGGGCACCGGCAAGTCGGCGCTGGCGCTGTGCGCGGGCCTGGAGGCGGTGATGGAACGCCAGCAGCACCGCAAGGTCGTGGTGTTCCGCCCGGTCTACGCGGTCGGCGGTCAGGATCTCGGCTATCTGCCCGGGTCCGAGAGCGAGAAGATGCAGCCCTGGGCGCAGGCGGTGTTCGACACGCTCGGCGCGCTGGTCAGCCAGGACGTGCTGGACGAGGTGTTCGACCGCGGCATGCTCGAAGTGCTGCCGCTGACGCACATCCGGGGCCGCTCGCTGCACGACACCTTCGTGATCGTGGACGAGGCGCAATCGCTGGAACGCAACGTGCTGCTGACCGTGCTTTCGCGGCTCGGCTCGGCGTCGCGGGTGGTGCTCACGCACGACGTGGCCCAGCGCGACAACCTGCGGGTCGGACGGCACGACGGCGTCTCGGCGGTGATCGAGAAGCTGAAGGGGCACCCGCTGTTCGCGCACGTGACCCTGACCCGGTCGGAGCGCTCGCCGATCGCGGCGCTGGTGACCGAGATGCTGGAGGACCACGGCTGA
- a CDS encoding hemolysin III family protein — MSVKTEPPPVPEDTRPRLRGHIHFWSFFGAVAGAATLISLAAATVSPVAALATSIYGLTVLGVFGVSALYHRRLWSPRAYKWMKRADHSMIFLFIAGTYTPFTLLAMSKPTGYIVLAIVWGGAVLGVAMKMLWPHAPRWLGVPIYIALGWVAVFVLPELLSHAGVAALVLLCVGGLFYTVGAVFYAVKWPNHWPETFGYHEFFHACTVLAAVSHYIAIWLAMYS; from the coding sequence GTGAGCGTGAAGACCGAGCCCCCACCCGTCCCCGAGGACACTCGCCCCCGGCTGCGCGGCCATATCCACTTCTGGTCGTTCTTCGGCGCGGTCGCCGGAGCCGCCACGCTGATCAGCCTCGCCGCGGCGACGGTTTCCCCGGTAGCCGCGCTGGCGACGTCCATCTACGGCCTCACCGTGCTGGGCGTGTTCGGCGTGAGCGCGCTGTATCACCGCAGGCTGTGGAGCCCGCGCGCGTACAAGTGGATGAAGCGCGCCGACCACTCGATGATCTTCCTCTTCATCGCCGGCACGTACACGCCGTTCACCCTGCTGGCCATGTCGAAGCCGACCGGATACATCGTCCTGGCCATCGTCTGGGGCGGTGCGGTGCTCGGGGTGGCGATGAAGATGCTGTGGCCGCACGCGCCGCGTTGGCTAGGGGTGCCGATCTACATCGCGCTGGGGTGGGTCGCGGTGTTCGTCCTGCCGGAGCTGCTGAGCCATGCCGGGGTCGCGGCTTTGGTGCTGCTTTGCGTGGGTGGGCTTTTTTATACGGTTGGGGCGGTTTTTTACGCGGTCAAGTGGCCTAATCACTGGCCGGAGACGTTTGGGTACCACGAGTTCTTCCACGCGTGCACGGTGTTGGCCGCGGTGTCGCATTACATCGCGATCTGGTTGGCGATGTACTCCTAG
- a CDS encoding DUF309 domain-containing protein codes for MDSRDRDDQGRARNARPRDGLGRPLPYGSDGVPRQPEGVQRTPAETLAEAQHLLDAGRPFHAHEVFEDAWKATDGPERELWRGLAQLAVGLTHALRGNGNGAVALLERGAENIAPFRDEPPYGVDVAGLQEWAEALAGEARERVRVVPEVPRLAR; via the coding sequence GTGGACAGCCGTGATCGCGACGACCAGGGACGGGCGCGCAACGCCCGGCCGCGTGATGGTCTAGGCCGCCCGCTGCCGTATGGATCCGACGGCGTGCCGCGCCAGCCCGAGGGCGTGCAGCGGACCCCGGCGGAGACCTTGGCGGAGGCGCAGCACCTGCTGGACGCCGGCCGCCCGTTCCACGCGCATGAGGTGTTCGAGGACGCCTGGAAGGCGACGGACGGGCCGGAGCGCGAGCTGTGGCGTGGTCTGGCTCAATTGGCGGTGGGGCTGACGCACGCGTTGCGAGGGAACGGGAACGGGGCGGTCGCGCTGCTGGAGCGGGGTGCGGAGAACATCGCGCCGTTCCGGGATGAGCCGCCGTACGGGGTGGATGTGGCCGGGTTGCAGGAGTGGGCGGAAGCGCTTGCGGGCGAGGCTCGGGAGCGGGTCCGGGTGGTTCCGGAGGTTCCTCGGCTGGCTCGGTAG